The following DNA comes from Pseudomonadota bacterium.
AGACCCAGATCGTCGATCTCCTGCGCGGGCTGCAGGAGAAGCATGGCTTGGCCTATCTCTTCATCAGCCACGATCTCAAGGTCGTCCGCGCCATGAGCCACCGCATCATGGTCATGCGCAACGGCAAGGTGGTCGAGGATGGCGAGGCCGAGCAGGTGTTCATGGCCCCGCAGCACCCCTACACCCGCGCGTTGCTCGCCGCCGCCTTGGATTTGGAGGCGGTGGAGACGCACGCGGTGAAGAGCTAGCCCGGAACCGCATCGCCGGTCACATTGCCGTTAGGAGCGCTTGCCGCCTGCCCTCGCTTGCGTCCAATCTGACGGCCAAGAGAGGCACACCCTCCGTCCGAGGAACGTCCGATGCAGCGCCGCCCCGCACGCCTTCGCGCCACGCGCCGATGAAGCGGCTCCGGCGTTGACCTCCTTCGGAGCCCCCATGCAGGCCGGGAGGCGCTACCCCATTGCGCGGCCGGGGCGCCTCCGCCTCGAGCATTGGGTGATGGCGGCGACCATGCTGGCGCTGGTCATCCTCATTGTGCTGCCGCTCGTCTGGCTGTTCTGGGGCAGCCTCACCGGCGAGCGCGGGGTGACGCTCGCTTATTTCGAGCGGGCACTCTTGAGCCGGCTCTACTATCAGGCGCTGATCAACTCCCTGGTGCTGGGCGCCTGGACGGGGCTGCTCAGCATCCTCATCGGCGTGCCGCTCGCCTGGGCGGTCTCGCGCAGCAATGTGCCGGGCAAGCCCTTCATGCGGCTGACGGCGAGCATCGCCTATCTGTCGCCGCCCTTCCTCATCGCCATCGCCTACGTCAATCTCTTTAGCCCGAATGCGGGGATCGCCAATCAGCTCCTGCGCGACGTCATGGGCCTGCCGAACCTCACCTTCAACATCTATTCGATGGCGGGGCTGGTGCTGGTGACGGTGCCGCACACCTTCCCCTTCGTCTATCTCTTGGCGGCGAGCGCGCTCGAATCGGTCGATGCGTCCTACGAAGAATCGGCGCAGATCCTGGGCGCCGGCAAACTCCGCACCGCCTTGTCGATCACCTTCCCCCTGGTGGCGCCGGCGATCCTTTCCGGGGCCCTCATCGGCTTCGTCAACGCCATCGCCCTTTTCGGCTCCCAGGCCATCGTCGGCTTGCCCGGCCGCATCTTCACGCTGCCGACGCGGATCTACGCCTTGTTCAGCTACCCGCCGCAATACGGGCTCGCCTCGGCCTTGTCGCTGATCCTGGTGGCCATCACCATTCTCGCCCTCTATCTGCAGAGGGCCTATCTCGCGCGCCGCTCCTACGCGACGCTTGCCGGCAAGGGTGTCAGGACCGAGCTCGTCGATCTCGGATCCTGGCGCTGGCTCGTCTTCGGTTTCTCGGTTCTCATATTCATCGTCGCCATTCTGCTGCCCTATGCGGCGCTCGTCGCCGTGTCCTTCAGCAAGTCCTGGGGCCTCGCCTTCTGGCAGAACCTCACCTTGGCCAATTATCGTTTCGTGCTGTTCGAGTATGACGTGACCCAGCGCGCCATCCTGAACAGCCTGGTGCTGGCAACGCTCGCCGCCAGCATCGCCGCCATGCTGGGTGTGGTCATCGGCTGGATCGATCTCCGCACCACCGTGATCGGCCGGCGTCTCATCGACTATGTCTCGCTCATTCCCCTCGGTCTGCCCGGCATCGTCATGGCGGTAGCGCTCATCCAGTTCTGGCTGAGCCTGCCGCTGCCGCTCTACGGCACGCTCATGATCCTGCTCCTCGCCTATGTCGCACGCTACATCCCGATCGGCGTGCGCGCCGCCAATGCGGCACTCCGCCAGGTCGATCCTTCGCTGGAGGAGAGTGCCCGCATCCTCGGCGCCTCCTGGGCCTTCACCCTGAAGGAGATCACCTTGCCCTTGATCCGTCCTGCGCTCTTCGCCGGCTGGATTCTCATCTTCGTGCCGGCGATCCAGGAGCTGAGCGCTTCCATCCTCCTCTTCAGCTCGAGCTCGATCACGCTCGCGGTTGCCGTCTACAACCTCTATGAGACCGGCCATCTCGAGCCGGTGGCGGCGCTCGCCATCCTCAACATGGCGATCATCGGGGCGGCCATCGCCGTCGCCAATCGTTTTGGCGGCGAGCGCCGCGGCGTCGGTATGACCCAGAGCGCGCAATGACCGGGATGCTGATCGAGGGACTGACCAAGCGCTATGGCGGCGCCACCCCGGAGATGGCCGCCGTCAGCGGGCTCAGCCTCGACATCGGCCCGCAGCAATTCATCACGCTGCTGGGGCCCTCGGGCTGCGGCAAGAGCACCACGCTCCGCCTGATCGCGGGCTATCTCAGGCCCGATGCCGGCACCATCGCCGTCGGCGGACGCCTCCTCTCCGCCCCTGAGCGCGTGGTCCCGCCCGAGGAGCGGGGCATGGGCATGGTCTTTCAGAACTATGCCGTGTGGCCGCACAAGACGGTGTTCGAGAACGTCGTCTTCGGGCTCCGCGTCCACAAAGTGGCCAAGCGCGAGGCCGCCGACCGCGTCGCCAAGATCCTCGATCTCGTGCATCTAAGCGGGCTCGAGGACCGGTTCCCCGGCGAGCTCTCCGGCGGCCAGCAGCAGCGCGTCGCACTCGCCCGCAGCCTGGTCGTCGAGCCGGCGATCCTCTTGCTCGACGAGCCGCTCTCGAACCTGGACGCCAAGCTGCGCGAGCGCATGCGCTCGGAGCTGAAATCCCTGCAGCGCCGGACCGGCATCATCTTCGTCTACGTGACCCACGACCAGGCGGAGGCGCTGGCGCTGTCCGATCGTATCGCCGTCATGCATCAGGGCCGCCTGCAGCAATTCGGCACGCCGCGCGAGGTCTATGAGAGGCCGGCGAACCCAGTGGTCGCCGACTTCATGGGCGTGGTCAATCTGCTGCCGGGCACCGTTCAGGCGCGCGACGCCGCCG
Coding sequences within:
- a CDS encoding ABC transporter ATP-binding protein, with the protein product MTGMLIEGLTKRYGGATPEMAAVSGLSLDIGPQQFITLLGPSGCGKSTTLRLIAGYLRPDAGTIAVGGRLLSAPERVVPPEERGMGMVFQNYAVWPHKTVFENVVFGLRVHKVAKREAADRVAKILDLVHLSGLEDRFPGELSGGQQQRVALARSLVVEPAILLLDEPLSNLDAKLRERMRSELKSLQRRTGIIFVYVTHDQAEALALSDRIAVMHQGRLQQFGTPREVYERPANPVVADFMGVVNLLPGTVQARDAAGGLVAAGPFRLRASLPPGLGPGDAVDIAIRPERIRFAVAADAEDAVAAEVEELSYLGSQSEYTLVLANGTRLRAQAPAAIDHGVGATVRIIIEDGGCTVFPREVAEEPRGQ
- a CDS encoding iron ABC transporter permease codes for the protein MQAGRRYPIARPGRLRLEHWVMAATMLALVILIVLPLVWLFWGSLTGERGVTLAYFERALLSRLYYQALINSLVLGAWTGLLSILIGVPLAWAVSRSNVPGKPFMRLTASIAYLSPPFLIAIAYVNLFSPNAGIANQLLRDVMGLPNLTFNIYSMAGLVLVTVPHTFPFVYLLAASALESVDASYEESAQILGAGKLRTALSITFPLVAPAILSGALIGFVNAIALFGSQAIVGLPGRIFTLPTRIYALFSYPPQYGLASALSLILVAITILALYLQRAYLARRSYATLAGKGVRTELVDLGSWRWLVFGFSVLIFIVAILLPYAALVAVSFSKSWGLAFWQNLTLANYRFVLFEYDVTQRAILNSLVLATLAASIAAMLGVVIGWIDLRTTVIGRRLIDYVSLIPLGLPGIVMAVALIQFWLSLPLPLYGTLMILLLAYVARYIPIGVRAANAALRQVDPSLEESARILGASWAFTLKEITLPLIRPALFAGWILIFVPAIQELSASILLFSSSSITLAVAVYNLYETGHLEPVAALAILNMAIIGAAIAVANRFGGERRGVGMTQSAQ